The genomic region ATCCGCAACCCAATGGCTGACTTATCTGGAGCGCCTACAGACAGCCCCCTAGGTTTGGCATCTCTCCCCGATAGCTATAGATATTATGATTTCACTTTTCCAGTGTAAAATATCGTAAAAGCTTACACGTTTTCGTGCACCGACAAGGTGGGCAAACAAAGTTATCGAGAGAGCGCTTATGATGGAATTCACTGCCATATTCGAGCAAGTCCCTGAAGGTTATATCGCGTTTGTAGAAGAGCTACCCGGTACCAACACTCAGGGCGCCACGTTGGAAGAGGCAAGAAACAATCTGCGCGAGGCCATAGAACTGGTCTTAGAAGCCAATCGTGCGCTCGCCGAAGAATCCATCCGGGGCCATACGGTTCTCAAGGAGCGGTTCACCACAACGGCATAATGAAGCGCCGCGATCTACTCAAGCACTTGAAGCGACACGGTTGCGAACAATTCCGGGAAGGTGGAAAACACACCGTGTTTGTAAACCGCACAGCAGGCAAAAGCTCCACCGTACCTCGTCACCGGGAAATCAACGAATATCTGGCTCAACGAATCTGCAAGGATCTTGACATTCCTCTCCCATAGGGTCGTGAGCACAAAATAGTCCCGTTGATTTGGATGCATCAAGCCTTGACAAGATTTCGTCAAGGCTTCCCAGCATTCCCTAACCCGAAAATACGCAAACCAATGGCTGAACTATCTCGACCGTCTCCAAACAAATCTTTGAAATCGCCCCCACGTCGCCGCATCCGCAGCTTCGTCCGCCGCGAAGGCCGGCTCACACCCGGTCAAGAACGGGCATTGGAAAATCTATGGCCGCGCTACGGCCTTTCGCCGGATCGGATCTTGACGCCCGAGACGACCTTTTCCCGGCCGGTGCCCCTCATCCTGGAAATCGGTTTCGGCAACGGCGAAAGCCTGTTGCAGATGGCCGTTCAATACCCGGAGTTCAATTACCTGGGGATCGAAGTCCACCGCCCCGGTGTCGGCCGTCTCTTCTTGGAGCTTTCGGAGCACCATCTGGATAATGTTCGGGTCTACCATGCCGACGCAGTGGAAGTGTTGCAGTCCTGCTTGACGGAAGGAACGCTGGACCGAATCAATATCTTCTTTCCCGATCCCTGGCCGAAAAAGCGCCACCACAAACGGCGGCTGATTCAGCCCGACTTCGTCGCTTTGCTGGCCAACCGTTTGAAATCGGGCGGCCTGCTCCATCTCGCCACCGACTGGCCCGACTACGCCGAGCACATGCGAACCGTCCTCGCAGCTAGCCCGGCTTTTCAAGCGACCGAACCCGACCGGCTGATACCGCCGCGACCGCCCACCAAATACGAGCGCCGCGGCCGCCGCCTGGGCCATCCGGTTCAAGATTTGGCTTATCTTGCATGTGAATCCAAAAGACCAAAGGACCGATGAGAGCTTCAATCCCGCTTCGGGAAGCGGGATTCACTTCCCTCCGATGAGTGTTCTGACCGCGGAGAGCAGAATTTCCGTTTCCACCGCTTTGTTGAGCACCTTACAGTTCAAATTCTGTTGCGCCTTGATTTCCGGCGTCGACGTGTCCCCGGTAAAGAGCAAGGCCGGAAGATTGTCGTCCAAGGCTTTGCGAACCTCTGCGATCACATCCATGCCGTTGCGCCCGGGCAACCGATAGTCGCAGATCATGGCGTCTGGCCGCACCCCGTCCGCAATCCATTGAAGCGCCTCGTCGCCGTTCGATGCGCCATGGACCTGATATCCGCCAGACCGCAAAATCAGGGTGATCGCGTCGACAAGCACGGAATCGTCGTCCACCACCAGCACGACGTAACCACCTGCCGCTTCATGCGTCGCTTGGGTCGATGGGTGGACAGCGGCCGGCGGTTTCGTCGTGCGCGCGAGGGGCACCTCGATCGCAAAGGTTGAACCGACGCCGGGCGTCGAATCGACTTTCAACCGGTGGTCGAGGAGTTCGGCGATCAGCTTGACGATCGACAATCCCAAACCGAACCCCTTGTTCCGATCACGCATCGGATTATCGAGTTGATGGTAGGTCTCGAAAATGGTTTCCAAGTCCTTCTCGGCAATCCCCTTGCCGGTGTCGCTGACGGCGATCCAGGCACTGTGGGCGCCGCGATGACAGTCAATCTTGACGATGCCTTGATCGGTATAGCGAACCGCATTGGCCACGAAGTTGTCGAGCACGCGCTCGAGCAGCGCCGGATCGCTATGCACGATTGGGCTCGTTTCCACGCACTCGAGGCGCAAACTTTTTTCCGTTGCCTGCGCCAGATGATTGGCGACGATTCGGCTCAGCACCGAGTGCAGCGGGAAGTCTATCTGTGACGGCTTCAACGTCCCGGATTCAAATTTCGACAGATCGAGCAAGTCGTTGAGCATATCCGCCATGGAAAGCAAGGGCTGACGAATTTTCTGGTAG from Methylohalobius crimeensis 10Ki harbors:
- a CDS encoding type II toxin-antitoxin system HicB family antitoxin, translated to MMEFTAIFEQVPEGYIAFVEELPGTNTQGATLEEARNNLREAIELVLEANRALAEESIRGHTVLKERFTTTA
- a CDS encoding type II toxin-antitoxin system HicA family toxin, yielding MKRRDLLKHLKRHGCEQFREGGKHTVFVNRTAGKSSTVPRHREINEYLAQRICKDLDIPLP
- the trmB gene encoding tRNA (guanosine(46)-N7)-methyltransferase TrmB, coding for MKSPPRRRIRSFVRREGRLTPGQERALENLWPRYGLSPDRILTPETTFSRPVPLILEIGFGNGESLLQMAVQYPEFNYLGIEVHRPGVGRLFLELSEHHLDNVRVYHADAVEVLQSCLTEGTLDRINIFFPDPWPKKRHHKRRLIQPDFVALLANRLKSGGLLHLATDWPDYAEHMRTVLAASPAFQATEPDRLIPPRPPTKYERRGRRLGHPVQDLAYLACESKRPKDR